In a single window of the Pocillopora verrucosa isolate sample1 chromosome 4, ASM3666991v2, whole genome shotgun sequence genome:
- the LOC136280438 gene encoding uncharacterized protein, with protein MSIKPAPGEGGMKAKPRPNSAHGNRNLKLREAVRKTSNLASAAGELANVSEQLASEFEKENGNMNMFTALKKAINLEGTSQSRGKEHSMPGRKKGNFPWNH; from the exons ATGTCTATCAAACCAGCTCCTGGAGAAGGTGGTATGAAAGCCAAACCTAGGCCAAACTCG GCTCATGGGAATAGAAATCTGAAGTTACGTGAGGCGGTAAGAAAGACCTCCAACTTGGCAAGTGCAGCTGGCGAATTAGCAAACGTGAGTGAACAGCTAGCTTCAGagtttgaaaaggagaatgGGAACATGAATATGTTCACCGCATTGAAGAAAGCGATTAACCTTGAG GGCACTTCTCAATCCAGAGGCAAAGAACACTCTATGCCTGgcagaaagaaaggaaatttcccATGGAATCactga
- the LOC131777621 gene encoding fatty-acid amide hydrolase 2-A-like: MSSNSVFQAPIHSYLQLPATKLASKIRRLEIGVEELLQVFIDRINAVNGSINAVVANRFSEALAEAREVDEELHKMTQIQRNELENEKPLLGVPFTAKEAFAVRGLPNSGGLVARKDCIAEEDAVVVGRLRQAGAIPIALSNCSELCMWWESANRVYGRTSNPFNRSKIVGGSSGGEGAIIGAAGSVFGVGSDIGGSIRMPSFFTGIFGHKPSPDIVPNAGQFPDASGNRQQFLCTGPMCRYAEDLKPLLMVMAGDQGASKLNLARDVDVTKLRYFSIEDCGGHFLISNVDPELKQAQQYVCQQLEEKLGVEVVKLKIEKLSNSLEIWSSMMSSGAQKSFCYYMGNQVSEVNPFWELLKACIGLSNHTLPAIGLGMLEKFESLTPKRVSESFIQMAEELRLELEGILGEDGVLIYPSHPSVAVNHCVPLLFPFNFSYTAIFNVLYFPVTQCPVGLGKAGLPLGIQVAAAKDNDCLTIGVAMEIERLCGGWDGLFKQKQSGLNIDQ, encoded by the exons ATGTCTAGTAACAGTGTGTTCCAGGCACCCATTCATAGCTACTTACAACTTCCGGCCACGAAACTTGCATCAAAAATTCGCCGATTAGAAATTGGTGTTGAGGAACTTTTGCAAGTATTCATTGACAGGATAAATGCAGTCAATGGTAGCATCAATGCAGTGGTCGCCAATCGTTTCTCAGAAGCTTTGGCTGAGGCGAGAGAGGTCGACGAGGAACTTCATAAGATGACTCAAATTCAGAGAAACGAACTGGAGAACGAGAAACCTCTCCTGGGTGTGCCATTTACCGCCAAAGAAGCTTTTGCGGTTAGAGGCTTGCCTAATAGTGGTGGTCTCGTGGCTCGTAAAGACTGCATAGCCGAAGAAGATGCAGTTGTTGTGGGTCGTTTACGACAGGCTGGAGCTATCCCAATTGCCCTTTCCAACTGCAGTGAATTATGCATGTGGTGGGAGTCAGCAAATCGGGTTTATGGAAGGACTAGCAATCCATTTAACAGGTCCAAAATAGTTGGGGGTAGCTCTGGAGGAGAGGGTGCTATCATTGGAGCAGCTGGATCAGTATTCGGCGTAGGATCAG ACATTGGTGGCAGTATAAGAATGCCATCCTTTTTCACTGGAATATTTGGACACAAGCCTAGTCCAGACATTGTACCCAATGCTGGTCAGTTTCCTGATGCATCAGGTAACAGACAGCAGTTCTTGTGCACTGGGCCTATGTGTCGATATGCAGAGGACCTCAAACCTCTTCTGATG gtTATGGCAGGAGATCAAGGAGCATCAAAATTGAATCTTGCAAGGGATGTAGATGTTACAAAGCTGAGATATTTTAGCATTGAGGATTGTGGAGGACACTTTTTGATATCAAATGTTGATCCTGAACTAAAGCAGGCCCAGCAATATGTCTGTCAACAGCTTGAGGAAAAACTTGGTGTGGAAGTAGTGaaacttaaaattgaaaaactttccAACTCCCTTGAGATTTGGTCATCGATGATGTCTTCGGGAGCACAAAAGTCATTTTGTTATTACATGGGTAACCAAGTGTCAGAAGTTAATCCCTTCTGGGAACTTTTGAAAGCTTGTATTGGACTCTCCAATCACACACTTCCTGCAATTGGTTTGGGCAtgctggaaaaatttgaaagtttaacACCTAAAAGGGTATCAGAGTCTTTCATTCAAATGGCTGAGGAGCTAAGACTGGAACTTGAAGGTATTCTAGGGGAAGATGGAGTCTTAATCTATCCCTCTCACCCATCAGTGGCTGTCAACCATTGTGTTCccttgttatttccttttaatttctcaTACACAGCtatttttaatgttctttatTTCCCTGTAACTCAGTGTCCTGTTGGGCTGGGAAAGGCAGGCTTACCTCTTGGAATTCAGGTGGCAGCAGCAAAGGATAATGACTGTCTAACCATTGGTGTTGCCATGGAGATTGAGAGGCTATGTGGTGGTTGGGATGGGttgtttaaacaaaaacaatctggTCTGAACATTGATCaataa
- the LOC131795752 gene encoding valine--tRNA ligase, with amino-acid sequence MKFARLISSTSGIWTKNSSQFLLNTFSQRFFARLNSSAMENPGSATANGAVEKTASQLKKEAQRQAKLEKFAKKKEKEAAQMEGQNQKKKDKKKKETTKKVFVYDKPTAPGEKKDVSGVMPDSYSPVYVEASWYAWWEKEGFFKPEYGRKSLQEPNPKGLFMMCIPPPNVTGSLHLGHALTNAVEDCITRWNRQIGKTALWNPGCDHAGIATQVVVEKKLMREQGLSRHDLGREKFVEAVWKWKNEKGDRIYQQLRMMGVSVDWDRACFTMDPKLSRAVKEAFIRLHDEGLIYRNRRLVNWSCTLNSAISDIEVDKKELPGRTLLPVPGYENKIEFGVLVHFAYPVEGSDEKLIVATTRVETMLGDTAIAVHPNDQRYKHLHGKFALHPFCNRKLPIVCDDMVDPEFGSGAVKITPAHDHNDYGVGQRHSLDFVTMIDDNGNIKDLKDFYPDFKHFAGLKRFDARKVVLDALTAKGLFIKTEDNQMVVPICSRSKDIVEPLIKPQWYVDCKEMADMAVKAVRNGDLKIIPSIHEKVWYGWLENCRDWCISRQLWWGHRIPAFFVTIDDPSVPPGEDTDGKYWVSGRTEEEVMKKAAERFNVAPEKITLKQDEDVLDTWFSSGLFPFSIFGWPEETDDYKVFYPGTLLETGHDILFFWIARMVKLGLKLTGQLPFTEVFLHAMVRDAHGRKMSKSLGNVIDPVDVIKGVSLEDLHLQLENSNLDPREIERARKGQKEDYPDGIPECGTDALRFALCAYTAQGRDINLDVLRVQGYRHFCNKLWNATKFALSGLGPDFKPNVKPELIGSETLEDRWILSRLSYAEKTANEGFKNYDFPSATTAIYNFWLYELCDVYLEYLKPILQGENKEAINTARNTLYTCLENGLILLSPFMPYVTEELFQRLPRRTEDSPPSICVTPYPEELPWRDANLEDELNLVQTIVKSIRSIRQEYNLTRAKPEVYVVFSEQSLAGAVSKYAETACTLSSSERIHVVCEEKPPRGCAVATVSDKCEVHVVLKGLVDVAKEITKLEGKKDKLNGQLTKLNEAMGIADYATKVPENVQQQNSEKLKQLETELGKIEKAIASFKLAE; translated from the exons ATGAAATTTGCTCGGTTGATTTCATCAACCTCTGGAATTTGGACTAAAAATAGCtcacagtttcttttaaatactTTCTCACAAAGATTTTTCGCCAGATTGAATTCTAGCGCCATGGAAAATCCGGGAAGTGCAACTGCCAACGGCGCGGTGGAGAAGACCGCCAGTCAGCTCAAGAAAGAGGCCCAAAGGCAGGCAAAGTTGGAAAAATTCgccaaaaagaaagagaaggaggCAGCTCAGATGGAGGGTCAGAACCAG AAAAAgaaggataaaaagaaaaaagaaacaaccaAGAAAGTTTTTGTGTATGACAAACCAACAGCTCCAGGAGAAAAGAAAG ATGTCAGTGGAGTTATGCCTGATAGTTACAGTCCTGTTTATGTGGAAGCTTCTTGGTATGCTTGGTGGGAAAAGGAG GGATTTTTCAAGCCTGAATATGGG CGCAAGAGCCTTCAAGAGCCCAATCCAAAAGGTTTATTTATGATGTGTATTCCTCCACCCAATGTGACAGGGTCACTTCATCTTGGCCATGCCCTCACTAATGCTGTGGAAGACTGTATCACAAGATG GAATCGTCAGATTGGAAAGACAGCATTATGGAATCCAGGGTGTGATCACGCAGGAATAGCCACACAG gtTGTGGTGGAAAAGAAGTTGATGCGCGAACAAGGTCTATCGCGACATGATTTGGGAAGAGAGAAATTTGTAGAAGCGGTGTGGAAATGGAAGAATGA AAAGGGCGATCGTATCTATCAGCAGCTGAGAATGATGGGAGTTTCTGTTGACTGGGATAGAGCTTGTTTCACCATGGATCCT AAACTCAGCAGGGCAGTAAAGGAAGCATTCATTAGACTCCATGATGAAGGACTCATCTACCGAAACAGACGGCTGGTCAACTGGTCATGTACTTTGAATTCTGCCATCTCTGATATTGAG GTTGACAAAAAGGAATTACCTGGAAGAACACTGCTACCTGTCCCaggttatgaaaacaaaatagagtTTGGAGTATTGGTGCATTTTGCTTACCCTGTGGAAGgttcag ATGAGAAGCTGATTGTTGCCACCACTCGTGTGGAAACAATGTTGGGTGATACAGCCATTGCAGTGCATCCAAATGATCAGAGATACAAG CACCTTCATGGAAAATTTGCTCTCCATCCTTTCTGTAATCGCAAACTGCCAATTGTGTGTGATGATATGGTTGATCCTGAGTTTGGATCAG GTGCTGTCAAGATCACACCAGCTCATGATCATAATGATTATGGAGTGGGTCAGAGACACAGCCTTGACTTTGTCACTATGATTGATGATAATGGTAACATCAAAGATCTAAAAGACTTTTATCCAGATTTCAAGCACTTTGCA GGTTTGAAGAGATTTGATGCAAGGAAAGTTGTGCTTGATGCTCTTACTGCAAAAGGTCTGTTTATCAAAACAGAAGACAATCAGATGGTTGTTCCTATCTGTAG TCGCTCAAAAGACATTGTTGAACCTCTCATCAAACCTCAATGGTATGTGGACTGTAAGGAAATGGCAGATATGGCTGTGAAG GCAGTGCGAAATGGAGACTTGAAGATCATTCCAAGTATACATGAGAAAGTATGGTACGGCTGGCTTGAGAACTGTAG GGATTGGTGCATATCTCGACAGCTTTGGTGGGGTCATCGCATCCCAGCATTTTTTGTGACCATTGATGATCCAAGTGTCCCACCAGGAgag GATACTGATGGCAAATACTGGGTCAG TGGTCGCACCGAAGAGGAAGTAATGAAAAAAGCTGCAGAAAGGTTCAATGTAGCCCCCGAGAAGATCACTTTGAAACAAG ACGAAGATGTTTTGGACACGTGGTTCTCCTCCGGCTTGTTTCCTTTCTCCATATTTGGTTGGCCAGAAGAG ACTGACGATTACAAGGTATTTTACCCTGGTACGTTGTTGGAGACTGGACATGACATCTTATTTTTTTGGATTGCCCGGATGGTGAAATTAGGCCTTAAACTTACTGGTCAGCTGCCTTTCACTGAAGTGTTTCTTCACGCAATGGTGCGCGATGCGCATGGCAGAAAAATGAGCAAGTCTCTCGGGAATGTTATCGACCCCGTTGATGTCATTAAGGGGGTGTCTCTAGAG GATCTGCATCTTCAGCTTGAAAACAGTAACTTGGATCCGAGAGAGATTGAACGAGCTCGAAAAGGACAG AAAGAAGATTATCCTGATGGCATACCAGAGTGTGGCACTGATGCTTTGCGGTTTGCACTTTGTGCTTACACTGCGCAAG GACGGGATATTAATCTTGACGTACTTCGTGTGCAAGGTTATCGTCATTTCTGCAACAAGCTGTGGAATGCCACTAAGTTTGCGCTGAGCGGCCTGGGACCTGACTTCAAACCAAATGTCAAACCTGAG CTTATTGGGAGCGAGACTCTAGAAGACCGCTGGATTCTCAGCCGGTTATCTTATGCAGAGAAAACAGCAAATGAAGGCTTTAAGAACTACGATTTCCCATCAGCCACGACGGCTATTTACAACTTCTGGCTTTACGAGCTGTGCGACGTTTATCTG GAATACCTTAAGCCAATTCTTCAAGGAGAAAACAAAGAAGCAATCAACACAGCACGGAACACTCT CTACACGTGTTTGGAGAATGGGTTGATTCTTCTCAGTCCGTTCATGCCTTACGTGACAGAGGAACTATTTCAACGATTACCGCGTAGGACTGAAGACTCACCGCCAAGTATTTGCGTCACACCTTACCCAGAGGAG CTTCCATGGAGAGACGCAAACCTCGAGGACGAGTTGAATCTGGTGCAGACTATTGTGAAATCGATCCGTTCCATTCGTCAAGAGTACAACTTGACACGTGCAAAGCCTGAAG tgtatgTAGTGTTCTCCGAACAGTCTTTGGCAGGGGCGGTCAGCAAATACGCAGAAACGGCGTGCACGCTTAGTTCCAGCGAAAG GATTCATGTGGTGTGCGAGGAGAAGCCTCCACGTGGATGTGCTGTGGCAACTGTCTCGGACAAGTGCGAAGTGCATGTGGTTCTCAAG GGTTTGGTGGATGTAGCTAAGGAAATCACAAAGttggaaggaaagaaagataaaCTAAATGGACAGCTGACGAAATTAAATGAAGCCATGGGAATTGCTGACTACGCCACAAAG GTACCGGAGAACGTTCAGCAACAAAATTCTGAGAAG CTCAAACAATTAGAGACTGAGCTTGGGAAGATCGAAAAGGCGATTGCTTCCTTTAAACTGGCTGAATAA